One genomic segment of Streptomyces niveus includes these proteins:
- a CDS encoding ABC transporter permease, producing MTEQLTKTSGPGEPGPPPPRGTRLPRLTVAGHDITVETGLAALLVVFVVVAGSTTEAFLTEGNITNLLKQMVTTGLLAYGMLAVILTGGIDLSVGSVVAFSGIVAAGLSSGLPVPVAMAVGIASGIGFGLVNGALVARFQLAPFVVTLAALTTIRGLAFVYSETPVAPEKPGFFELGSAVIGPLPVSTLIMLGVFLVGGVFLSRTPAGRSLVAIGGSAETVRLAGIGVRRHIVLAYTISGACAGLAGVILASRVGIAQPSVGTAFELDAIAACVIGGASLAGGKGSVRATFAGVLVLALINNLLNLYDVQSFWQQVLKGLIIVAVILVQRTGRFRNAAVNDPNPGKASPS from the coding sequence ATGACCGAACAGCTCACCAAGACCAGCGGGCCCGGCGAACCCGGACCCCCGCCGCCACGCGGCACACGGCTGCCCCGGCTCACCGTCGCCGGCCACGACATCACCGTCGAGACCGGACTCGCCGCGCTTCTGGTGGTCTTCGTCGTGGTGGCGGGCTCCACCACCGAGGCCTTCCTCACCGAGGGCAACATCACCAATCTGCTCAAGCAGATGGTCACCACCGGTCTGCTCGCCTACGGGATGCTCGCCGTGATCCTCACCGGCGGCATCGACCTCTCCGTCGGCTCGGTCGTCGCGTTCTCCGGCATCGTCGCGGCCGGGCTGTCCTCCGGACTGCCCGTGCCGGTCGCCATGGCGGTCGGCATCGCGTCCGGCATCGGCTTCGGCCTCGTCAACGGGGCCCTGGTGGCGCGCTTCCAACTGGCGCCGTTCGTGGTCACGCTCGCCGCGCTCACCACCATCAGAGGTCTCGCCTTCGTCTACTCCGAGACACCCGTCGCGCCCGAGAAACCGGGCTTCTTCGAACTCGGCTCGGCGGTGATCGGCCCGCTGCCCGTCTCCACCCTCATCATGCTGGGGGTCTTCCTGGTCGGCGGCGTCTTCCTCAGCCGCACCCCGGCCGGCCGCTCCCTCGTCGCGATCGGCGGCAGCGCGGAGACCGTACGGCTCGCGGGCATCGGCGTACGGCGCCACATCGTCCTCGCGTACACCATCTCCGGCGCCTGCGCCGGACTCGCGGGTGTCATCCTCGCCAGCCGCGTCGGCATCGCCCAGCCCAGCGTCGGCACCGCGTTCGAACTCGACGCCATCGCCGCCTGCGTCATCGGCGGGGCCAGCCTGGCCGGCGGAAAGGGCTCCGTACGGGCCACGTTCGCCGGCGTCCTCGTGCTCGCCCTGATCAACAACCTGCTCAACCTCTACGACGTACAGAGCTTCTGGCAGCAGGTGCTCAAGGGCCTGATCATCGTCGCCGTCATCCTCGTCCAGCGCACCGGCCGGTTCCGCAACGCGGCCGTGAACGATCCGAATCCCGGGAAGGCAAGTCCATCATGA
- a CDS encoding sugar ABC transporter ATP-binding protein, translating into MSTRTEPVLRMSGVHKSYGPTRVLHGVDLTGRAGEVLAVVGANGAGKSTLIKILAGAERMSAGELRLDGARVELRSPHDAHTHGIRTVHQELTLVPELSVTENLLMGHFPRRLGGLIDWKSAHRRARALLEGIGYGAIDPRTRAGRLTVARQQMVEIAKALVSEGGEPRVLVLDEPSAVLAGSDLEALFALIRRLQERGVLIVYVSHRLAEVTELATSIVVIKDGRVVAETTPDRTDENELIRLMAGRPAGQLYPARRPAGGDALLDVSGLGRTGEFADISFSLRAGEITGLFGLVGSGRSELARCVFGAEPARTGTVRAPGSDTVRFRSPREAIAAGLALVTEDRKRTGLVLGLSTADNIGLTTLRTTTRGPLLDTTRRRRDVVSMVDRLDIRPAHSAKLPVRTLSGGNQQKAVLAKWLLTVPRVLLLDEPTRGVDMATRAEIYRMLDRLARDGMAILLISSDLTEVLGATDRVLVMHEGRIAAELPSEGTTEDTVLAHAIGHAA; encoded by the coding sequence GTGAGCACGCGGACCGAGCCGGTCCTGCGGATGAGCGGGGTGCACAAGTCGTACGGGCCCACACGGGTGCTGCACGGGGTGGATCTCACCGGCAGGGCCGGTGAGGTGCTCGCCGTCGTCGGCGCCAACGGCGCCGGGAAGTCCACCCTCATCAAGATCCTCGCGGGCGCCGAACGGATGAGCGCCGGAGAGCTCCGGCTCGACGGCGCGCGGGTCGAGTTGCGCTCTCCCCACGACGCCCACACCCATGGCATCCGCACCGTCCACCAGGAACTGACCCTGGTCCCCGAGCTGTCCGTCACCGAGAACCTCCTCATGGGCCACTTCCCCCGGCGCCTCGGCGGACTCATCGACTGGAAGTCCGCGCACCGGCGGGCCCGCGCCCTGCTGGAGGGCATCGGCTACGGCGCCATCGACCCCCGCACCAGGGCGGGCCGCCTCACCGTGGCCCGGCAGCAGATGGTCGAGATAGCCAAGGCCCTCGTCAGCGAGGGCGGCGAGCCCCGGGTGCTGGTCCTCGACGAGCCGTCGGCCGTCCTCGCCGGCAGCGACCTGGAAGCACTGTTCGCGCTGATCCGCCGCCTCCAGGAGCGGGGCGTCCTCATCGTCTACGTCTCCCACCGGCTCGCCGAGGTCACCGAACTGGCCACCTCCATCGTGGTGATCAAGGACGGCAGGGTGGTCGCCGAGACGACCCCCGACCGCACCGACGAGAACGAACTCATCCGGCTGATGGCGGGCCGCCCCGCCGGACAGCTCTACCCGGCCCGCCGCCCCGCCGGCGGCGACGCGCTGCTCGACGTCTCGGGGCTCGGCCGCACCGGGGAGTTCGCCGACATCTCCTTCTCCCTGCGCGCGGGCGAGATCACCGGCCTCTTCGGGCTCGTCGGCTCCGGCCGCAGCGAACTGGCCCGCTGTGTCTTCGGCGCCGAGCCCGCGAGGACCGGCACCGTCCGCGCGCCGGGCAGCGACACCGTACGGTTCCGCAGCCCCCGCGAGGCCATCGCCGCCGGACTCGCCCTCGTCACCGAGGACCGCAAGCGCACCGGACTCGTACTCGGCCTCAGCACTGCGGACAACATCGGGCTCACCACCCTGCGCACCACCACGCGGGGCCCGCTCCTCGACACCACGAGACGGCGGCGCGACGTCGTCTCCATGGTCGACCGGCTGGACATCAGACCCGCGCACTCGGCGAAGCTGCCCGTCCGCACACTCAGCGGCGGCAACCAGCAGAAGGCCGTCCTCGCCAAGTGGCTCCTCACCGTGCCGCGCGTACTGCTGCTCGACGAGCCCACCCGCGGCGTCGACATGGCCACCCGTGCCGAGATCTACCGGATGCTCGACCGGCTCGCCCGCGACGGCATGGCCATCCTGCTGATCTCCTCCGACCTCACGGAGGTGCTCGGCGCCACCGACCGGGTGCTGGTGATGCACGAGGGGCGGATCGCCGCGGAGCTCCCTTCGGAAGGTACGACCGAGGACACGGTCCTCGCCCACGCGATCGGACACGCAGCATGA
- a CDS encoding sugar ABC transporter substrate-binding protein yields the protein MITKRATGVLVAGVLTAALTGCSSDSGSGGGKGDGSYTVGVANFTLGGPYFNGMDKAIKAQAKKKDVEILSTDAGGDAAKLASNVEDLLSKDVDAVIISGGPLESAPAVLNSLKAAGKPAVLVDRKFRTGEYASWVGPDNEAIGKQNGEFLVERLPDGGKVALIKGGPADNSIGKARTDGVKGALESASGIELVEAPDFGNWSSDGGLTVMESLLAAHDDIDAVFCENDAMCLGAQRAVKDAGRTDKIVLAGVDGQAEALKAILDGTNYLVTGLNDADVIGSLGLDRTVEILDGEKPEKDTVVPSPRVTKENAEKYYDPEGNF from the coding sequence ATGATCACGAAACGAGCGACCGGTGTGCTGGTGGCCGGAGTCCTCACCGCGGCTCTCACGGGCTGTTCCTCCGACTCCGGGAGCGGTGGTGGGAAGGGCGACGGCTCGTACACCGTCGGCGTCGCCAACTTCACCCTCGGCGGCCCCTACTTCAACGGCATGGACAAGGCCATCAAGGCCCAGGCCAAGAAGAAGGACGTCGAGATCCTCAGTACGGACGCGGGCGGCGACGCGGCCAAGCTCGCCTCCAACGTGGAGGACCTGCTGAGCAAGGACGTCGACGCCGTCATCATCTCCGGCGGGCCCCTGGAGTCGGCGCCCGCCGTCCTCAACTCCCTCAAGGCGGCGGGCAAGCCCGCGGTCCTGGTCGACCGGAAGTTCCGGACCGGCGAGTACGCGAGCTGGGTCGGCCCCGACAACGAGGCGATCGGCAAGCAGAACGGCGAATTCCTCGTCGAACGGCTCCCCGACGGCGGAAAGGTCGCCCTGATCAAGGGCGGACCAGCCGACAACAGCATCGGCAAGGCCCGTACGGACGGGGTGAAGGGCGCCCTGGAGAGCGCTTCGGGCATCGAACTGGTCGAGGCCCCCGACTTCGGCAACTGGAGCTCCGACGGCGGACTGACCGTCATGGAGAGCCTGCTCGCCGCGCACGACGACATCGACGCCGTCTTCTGCGAGAACGACGCGATGTGCCTGGGCGCCCAGCGCGCCGTCAAGGACGCCGGCCGCACCGACAAGATCGTGCTGGCGGGCGTCGACGGTCAGGCCGAGGCACTGAAGGCGATTCTCGACGGGACCAACTACCTGGTCACCGGCCTCAACGACGCCGATGTGATCGGCAGTCTCGGCCTGGACAGGACCGTGGAGATCCTCGACGGCGAGAAGCCCGAGAAGGACACGGTCGTGCCCTCGCCGCGTGTCACCAAGGAGAACGCGGAGAAGTACTACGACCCGGAGGGCAACTTCTGA
- a CDS encoding mucin-5B, with translation MSRTPTIAPPRDGTGRTRSLPRKKRAYALTALLCGALVLPLSLGSANAAPDDGTAAAADRPATPSKQPKAPAWKLLHSENFAKPLDPAGTPWTRETYSRPFDTIMEDNGKWYANDYGPAWNTAFDSFSTYRKEFKVGDGGWLTASLSARDWNKDGRIEKPPSITNGRAAGKTVAQLKVPDHTGGAIFRPTKSLPDQYRIEYKLKTLDFGGKRNGTIDYDNRVNGYSKDGCKTQHPWGEGSNSPGWEGDASAPYCEWQDVRAGKYGYNGFHFLSIVDFADPAPRNNHFWHYRRKVLMDSFSQHPDRVGTGTGGRVCNSAADTYYDYKDSSFNTVNMWISGLPNWTPGKGGLAGNSQWFMTSCSDGVAEQQLSSAAELQPELMPDQDYTFAIERDATGYTLEASGNFARAGQQTLRFHRPFIVDDKPIWHYNVKPGEYDGRYNNTLVQNDHNGSSTWPDQWPAGSAYPDSFVIGDLYTNVYEGSASLTDIKMFVPKGKKK, from the coding sequence ATGAGCCGCACCCCCACCATCGCCCCACCGAGAGACGGGACCGGCCGCACCCGGTCACTGCCACGGAAGAAACGCGCGTACGCCCTGACGGCGCTGCTCTGCGGCGCCCTCGTCCTGCCGCTCTCGCTCGGGTCCGCGAACGCGGCCCCGGACGACGGGACGGCGGCAGCGGCGGACCGGCCCGCCACGCCTTCGAAGCAGCCCAAGGCACCGGCCTGGAAACTGCTCCACTCGGAGAACTTCGCCAAGCCGCTGGACCCCGCGGGCACGCCCTGGACCCGTGAGACGTACAGCCGGCCGTTCGACACCATCATGGAGGACAACGGCAAGTGGTACGCCAACGACTACGGGCCCGCCTGGAACACCGCCTTCGACTCCTTCTCCACCTACCGCAAGGAGTTCAAGGTCGGTGACGGGGGCTGGCTCACCGCGTCGCTCTCCGCCCGCGACTGGAACAAGGACGGCCGGATCGAGAAGCCGCCGTCCATCACCAACGGCAGGGCGGCCGGCAAGACGGTCGCCCAGCTGAAGGTCCCCGACCACACCGGCGGCGCCATCTTCCGGCCCACGAAGTCCCTGCCGGACCAGTACCGCATCGAGTACAAGCTCAAGACACTCGACTTCGGGGGCAAGCGCAACGGCACCATCGACTACGACAACCGCGTCAACGGCTACAGCAAGGACGGCTGCAAGACCCAGCACCCCTGGGGCGAGGGGTCGAACAGCCCCGGCTGGGAGGGTGACGCGTCGGCGCCGTACTGCGAGTGGCAGGACGTCCGGGCGGGCAAGTACGGATACAACGGCTTCCACTTCCTGTCGATCGTGGACTTCGCCGACCCCGCGCCCCGCAACAACCACTTCTGGCACTACCGCCGCAAGGTGCTGATGGACTCCTTCTCCCAGCACCCCGACCGGGTCGGCACGGGCACCGGCGGCCGGGTCTGCAACTCCGCCGCCGACACGTACTACGACTACAAGGACAGCAGCTTCAACACGGTCAACATGTGGATCAGCGGACTGCCCAACTGGACCCCCGGCAAGGGCGGTCTCGCGGGCAACTCGCAGTGGTTCATGACCAGTTGCTCGGACGGGGTCGCGGAGCAGCAGCTCTCGTCCGCGGCCGAGCTCCAGCCGGAGCTGATGCCCGACCAGGACTACACGTTCGCCATCGAGCGTGACGCCACCGGTTACACGCTGGAGGCCAGCGGTAACTTCGCCCGCGCCGGACAGCAGACACTGCGCTTCCACCGGCCGTTCATCGTCGACGACAAGCCGATCTGGCACTACAACGTCAAGCCGGGCGAGTACGACGGGCGTTACAACAACACGCTCGTGCAGAACGACCACAACGGCAGCTCCACCTGGCCCGACCAGTGGCCCGCCGGATCCGCCTACCCGGACTCCTTCGTCATCGGAGACCTCTACACGAACGTGTACGAGGGCAGCGCGAGCCTGACCGACATCAAGATGTTCGTGCCCAAGGGGAAGAAGAAGTGA
- a CDS encoding aldehyde dehydrogenase family protein encodes MPTRTAPLPVRNPGTGEPLGEIEDSGPERVTVAIAAAAHGQREMAAMPAHARARLLLTIADLIEAEADDLARLLAAENGKPVLQTTDEVRAAVRIFRGFAGEATRLFGRQIPLDAVPGLEKHLAVTVREPLGPVAALVPFNYPVELYAHKAAAALAAGNAVLVHPPARCPLAVLRIGELVERAGAPEGAHQMITGGVRVSQELASRPGVAAVSLTGSTTAGREIARRAADTLKKVHLELGGNDALIVCDDADVEAAAEAVVLGRLARGNGQICCAVKRVYVQDGVHDSFVEALLAGAAKLSVGDQLADGNDVGPLISEEAAERVESAVAALVADGARKVAGGARRGAFYDPAVLIGVPEDSPAFADEIFGPVAPVARFTDPLDAVRLANSSPYGLQAAVFTRDIQRAFTLAGRLEVGGVVINGSTALRAENLPFGGPKDTGGSAEGLHDTALEFTRQKTIIVMGAFG; translated from the coding sequence ATGCCCACCCGAACCGCACCGCTGCCCGTACGCAACCCAGGAACCGGCGAACCGCTGGGCGAGATCGAGGACTCCGGACCGGAGCGCGTCACCGTCGCCATCGCCGCCGCGGCGCACGGTCAGCGGGAGATGGCCGCGATGCCCGCACACGCACGCGCCCGGCTGCTGCTCACCATCGCCGATCTGATCGAGGCCGAGGCCGACGACCTGGCGCGGTTGCTCGCCGCCGAGAACGGCAAGCCCGTCCTCCAGACGACCGACGAAGTCCGCGCGGCCGTCCGGATCTTCCGCGGCTTCGCCGGGGAGGCCACCCGTCTCTTCGGCCGGCAGATCCCGCTCGACGCCGTCCCCGGTCTGGAGAAGCATCTGGCCGTGACCGTCCGCGAGCCGCTCGGCCCGGTCGCCGCGCTGGTGCCCTTCAACTATCCGGTCGAGCTGTACGCCCACAAGGCGGCGGCCGCCCTCGCCGCCGGCAACGCCGTCCTCGTCCATCCGCCGGCGCGCTGTCCACTCGCCGTACTGCGGATCGGCGAACTCGTCGAGCGGGCGGGCGCCCCCGAAGGCGCGCACCAGATGATCACCGGTGGCGTGCGCGTCTCCCAGGAACTCGCCTCGCGCCCCGGCGTCGCCGCCGTCAGCCTCACCGGCAGCACCACCGCCGGACGGGAGATCGCCCGCCGCGCCGCCGACACCCTGAAGAAGGTCCACCTCGAACTCGGCGGCAACGACGCACTGATCGTCTGCGACGACGCGGACGTCGAGGCCGCCGCCGAAGCCGTCGTCCTCGGCAGACTCGCCCGTGGCAACGGCCAGATCTGCTGCGCCGTCAAACGCGTCTACGTCCAGGACGGTGTGCACGACAGCTTTGTCGAGGCGCTGCTGGCGGGCGCGGCGAAGCTCAGCGTCGGGGACCAGTTGGCGGATGGCAACGATGTCGGCCCGTTGATCAGTGAGGAGGCCGCCGAACGCGTCGAGTCGGCGGTCGCCGCGCTCGTCGCCGACGGCGCGCGCAAGGTGGCGGGCGGCGCTCGCCGGGGCGCCTTCTACGACCCCGCCGTCCTCATCGGCGTACCCGAGGACAGCCCCGCGTTCGCCGACGAGATCTTCGGTCCCGTCGCCCCCGTGGCCCGCTTCACCGACCCGCTCGACGCCGTACGGCTGGCCAACTCCTCCCCGTACGGCCTCCAGGCCGCCGTCTTCACCCGCGACATCCAGCGCGCCTTCACCCTCGCCGGACGCCTTGAGGTCGGCGGCGTCGTCATCAACGGATCGACCGCGCTGCGCGCCGAGAATCTGCCCTTCGGCGGACCGAAGGACACCGGCGGCTCGGCCGAGGGGCTGCACGACACCGCCCTGGAGTTCACCCGGCAGAAGACGATCATCGTGATGGGGGCCTTCGGGTGA
- a CDS encoding subtilase-type protease inhibitor, with amino-acid sequence MRSIARAAACGAVLALSSLAFAGTAGAALPAGGSPTGGTGASETATGEPAIGGVPASTDTPTGRGGGLYAPSALVLTVTDGADHKTGTVQRAVTLSCAPTPSGSHPDAVTACAELKKNGAKFDAITTSATNRVCTKEWEPVTVTADGVWEGQHVNYAHTFSNSCAMDGGRGAVFTF; translated from the coding sequence ATGCGGAGCATCGCAAGGGCTGCGGCCTGTGGAGCGGTACTGGCCCTCAGCAGTCTGGCCTTCGCCGGAACGGCCGGCGCGGCCCTGCCGGCCGGGGGCTCGCCGACCGGAGGCACGGGAGCCTCGGAGACGGCCACCGGAGAGCCAGCCATCGGAGGCGTGCCGGCCTCGACCGACACCCCGACCGGCAGAGGGGGAGGTCTGTACGCGCCGTCGGCGCTGGTGCTCACGGTCACGGACGGTGCCGACCACAAGACCGGGACGGTACAGCGCGCGGTCACTCTCAGTTGCGCACCCACCCCTTCGGGCAGTCACCCCGACGCGGTCACGGCGTGCGCCGAACTCAAGAAGAACGGCGCCAAGTTCGACGCGATCACCACATCGGCGACGAACCGCGTCTGCACGAAGGAGTGGGAGCCGGTCACGGTGACGGCCGACGGCGTGTGGGAGGGGCAACACGTCAACTACGCCCACACCTTCTCCAATTCGTGCGCCATGGACGGAGGCAGAGGCGCCGTCTTCACCTTCTGA
- a CDS encoding NAD(P)/FAD-dependent oxidoreductase has product MNSEQPPAATGRAPGRRERAVDVLVVGAGPAGLALASRLAATGSVGVEVVDREDEPGGVPRHCFHSGFGLREAGRPMTGPAYALHWADAAVHAGATLRTGVTVTGWSDAAVPAAAPLRVDVTSPAGTERITARAVVLATGARERPRAARLVPGTRPGGVFTTGDLQRTVHVHRRPVGRRAVVVGAESVSYSAVRTLREAGVEVVAMVTELPYHQAAPVTALDARLRHGVPLLVGARVGELLGRGRLSGVALRHRDGRSTTVACDTVVFTGDWIPDHELARRGGVTLDRATRGPAVDGSFRTDRAGVFAVGSLLHAVEPAGTAAREGLLAAGPVLRHLTDGTGPAVRVPVEVDAPLLWIAPNRIDPADPCVATGGFTLRTESRLGPWSSLVVSRGGRVLHRQRLLRSAVPNRTVRLSAAWTANVGAGADGEPVRISVER; this is encoded by the coding sequence GTGAACAGTGAACAGCCGCCGGCCGCGACCGGCCGCGCGCCGGGCCGCCGCGAACGCGCCGTCGATGTCCTCGTGGTGGGCGCGGGCCCCGCCGGTCTGGCGCTGGCGTCCCGGCTGGCCGCCACCGGCTCCGTCGGCGTCGAGGTCGTCGACCGGGAGGACGAGCCGGGCGGTGTCCCCCGGCACTGCTTCCACTCCGGATTCGGCCTGCGCGAGGCCGGGCGGCCGATGACCGGTCCGGCGTACGCGCTGCACTGGGCGGACGCGGCGGTCCACGCGGGGGCGACCCTGCGTACGGGAGTCACCGTCACCGGTTGGAGCGACGCGGCGGTGCCCGCCGCCGCTCCGCTCCGTGTCGATGTCACGAGCCCCGCCGGTACGGAGCGGATCACGGCGCGTGCCGTCGTCCTGGCCACCGGGGCGCGCGAACGCCCGCGCGCCGCGCGGCTGGTGCCGGGCACCCGGCCCGGCGGGGTGTTCACGACGGGTGATCTTCAACGGACGGTGCATGTCCACCGCCGGCCGGTCGGGCGGCGCGCGGTCGTCGTGGGCGCCGAGTCCGTCAGCTACTCCGCCGTGCGGACGCTGCGGGAGGCCGGTGTCGAGGTGGTGGCGATGGTCACGGAGCTGCCGTACCACCAGGCCGCCCCCGTCACGGCTCTCGACGCCAGGCTGCGGCACGGCGTCCCGCTTCTCGTCGGCGCGCGGGTGGGCGAACTGCTCGGCCGGGGGCGCCTGTCGGGGGTGGCGCTGCGGCACCGGGACGGCCGGAGTACGACCGTCGCGTGCGACACGGTGGTGTTCACCGGCGACTGGATCCCCGACCACGAGCTGGCCCGCCGGGGTGGTGTCACGCTCGACCGCGCCACCCGGGGCCCGGCCGTGGACGGCTCGTTCCGCACGGACCGGGCCGGGGTATTCGCCGTCGGCAGTCTGCTGCACGCGGTCGAGCCCGCGGGTACGGCGGCGCGCGAGGGTCTGCTGGCGGCCGGACCCGTACTGCGGCATCTGACGGACGGCACGGGGCCTGCCGTACGGGTGCCCGTCGAGGTCGACGCGCCCCTGCTGTGGATCGCGCCCAACCGTATCGATCCGGCGGATCCGTGTGTGGCGACGGGCGGCTTCACCCTCCGTACGGAGAGCAGGCTCGGCCCGTGGTCGTCGCTGGTGGTCAGCCGGGGAGGGAGGGTGCTGCACCGGCAGCGCCTCCTACGGAGCGCGGTGCCGAACCGGACGGTGCGGCTGTCCGCCGCCTGGACCGCGAACGTGGGGGCGGGCGCCGACGGCGAGCCGGTACGGATCTCCGTGGAGCGGTGA
- a CDS encoding TIGR03767 family metallophosphoesterase, whose amino-acid sequence MSRIRSTVTAVDRRSFLAAAGAVGLSTGIGLAVGTSGGSGSASAAPAPAVTGSRTPAATTPTATPGPTAPTGPSAGRTTLHSLAAPRDLSATFRRLGDGPGWRRVVREQFASAKSGREDRRTVLSSFVQLTDLHVTDVQHPVRTEYVRSQSPGAWRPHEALSVAGAVSLVEQINALGTGPATGAPLAFAMTTGDNTDNNSLCELDWYLTLMSGGLVTPNSGDREAYEGVQNSGLRMYWHPEDGAPDSDKRLGYPRIDGFLEAALRPVRSPGLTLPWYSTAGNHDGLTSGAYADRTGFLAEFAVGDRKLFDIPDPDAATLLARISQGETADGGALISLLRREKRRMRTITADPRRAPFTPLQYLSAHLNPANTGAGPVGHGYTRENLAGASLDYTFSMGENVTGISLDTTDHGGHFTGSLGTSQLDLLERTLKEHRDGYVVLFTHHNSWTMGNKRPDPAKPGEARHDGNEVVALLRRHRSAVAWINGHSHRNVVLPHGSFWEISTASHIEFPQLARVIEIADNKDGTLSLFTTLIESAAPRETDFTDLSQQGLASLYRELALNAPGSRQDLAGLKDARNTELLLRR is encoded by the coding sequence ATGTCACGCATCCGCTCCACGGTCACCGCTGTCGACCGCCGTTCCTTCCTCGCCGCCGCCGGCGCCGTGGGCCTGTCGACCGGGATCGGCCTGGCGGTCGGCACGAGTGGCGGCTCCGGCAGCGCCTCCGCCGCCCCCGCGCCCGCGGTGACGGGTTCCCGCACACCGGCCGCCACCACCCCCACAGCCACCCCGGGCCCCACGGCTCCCACCGGCCCGTCGGCCGGCCGCACCACGCTCCACTCGCTCGCCGCACCGCGCGACCTGAGCGCCACCTTCCGGCGGCTCGGGGACGGACCCGGCTGGCGCAGGGTCGTACGGGAACAGTTCGCTTCCGCCAAGTCGGGGCGCGAGGACCGCCGTACGGTACTCAGCTCCTTCGTCCAGCTCACCGACCTCCATGTGACGGACGTCCAGCACCCGGTGCGCACCGAATACGTACGCAGCCAGTCGCCCGGCGCCTGGCGCCCCCACGAGGCGCTGTCGGTGGCCGGAGCCGTATCGCTCGTCGAGCAGATCAACGCGCTCGGGACCGGGCCGGCGACCGGCGCCCCGCTCGCCTTCGCCATGACGACCGGCGACAACACCGACAACAACTCGCTGTGCGAACTCGACTGGTACCTCACCCTGATGAGCGGCGGTCTCGTCACCCCCAACAGCGGCGACCGTGAGGCGTACGAGGGCGTACAGAACTCGGGTCTGCGGATGTACTGGCACCCGGAGGACGGCGCGCCCGACTCCGACAAGCGCCTGGGCTACCCCCGTATCGACGGATTCCTCGAAGCGGCCCTGCGCCCGGTCCGTAGTCCGGGCCTGACGCTCCCCTGGTACTCGACCGCCGGCAACCACGACGGCCTCACGAGCGGCGCGTACGCCGACCGGACCGGCTTCCTCGCCGAATTCGCCGTCGGCGACCGCAAGTTGTTCGACATCCCGGACCCGGACGCGGCGACGCTCCTCGCGCGGATCTCCCAGGGCGAGACCGCTGACGGCGGCGCCCTGATCTCGCTGCTGCGCCGCGAGAAGCGGCGCATGCGCACCATCACCGCCGACCCCCGCCGCGCGCCGTTCACCCCACTGCAGTACCTCTCGGCGCATCTGAACCCCGCGAACACCGGAGCGGGACCGGTCGGCCACGGCTACACGCGGGAGAACCTGGCCGGGGCGAGCCTCGACTACACCTTCTCCATGGGGGAGAACGTCACCGGGATCAGCCTCGACACCACCGACCACGGCGGGCACTTCACCGGTTCCCTCGGTACGTCGCAGCTCGACCTGCTGGAGCGGACCCTGAAGGAGCACCGCGACGGGTACGTGGTGCTGTTCACGCACCACAACAGCTGGACGATGGGCAACAAGCGGCCCGACCCCGCCAAGCCCGGCGAGGCGCGGCACGACGGAAACGAGGTCGTGGCGCTGCTGCGGCGCCACCGCTCCGCGGTGGCCTGGATCAACGGGCACAGCCACCGCAACGTGGTACTGCCGCACGGTTCGTTCTGGGAGATCTCCACCGCCTCGCACATCGAGTTCCCGCAGCTCGCGCGTGTCATCGAGATCGCGGACAACAAGGACGGCACGCTCTCGCTGTTCACCACGCTGATCGAGTCGGCGGCGCCGCGCGAGACCGATTTCACGGATCTCTCCCAGCAGGGCCTGGCGTCGCTCTACCGGGAGCTCGCGCTCAACGCGCCGGGCAGCCGCCAGGACCTGGCGGGCCTGAAGGACGCGCGCAACACGGAGCTGCTCCTGCGTCGCTGA